The Flavobacterium sp. K5-23 genome segment GTTGAGCAAAAAAGTCATTGCTAAAACATTATTTTCAGAAAATATTATTACACTTCCAAATGGAGAAGAAGCTCTGAATTATTTTAACAAACTAAAAATTGATGATAATGAAAAGGTTTTGCTTCCTAAATTAATATTTTTGGATTTAAATATGCCAGTAATGAGTGGATGGGAATTCTTAGATATTTTTAATACTCCTGAATATGATGAATTTAAAGACATAAAAGTGATCATTCTTTCTTCCACAATAGATCCAAAAGATTTAGACAAAGCAAAAACATACCCAATGGTTTCAGATTTCTTATCAAAGCCAATTTCTTTAAGTATGTTAGATTATTTAAAAAATAAAACATAATATTATTTTAAATACAACTATATCCTTTTATGAAATTTTACAAAAACTATATAGGGGTCTAGTGG includes the following:
- a CDS encoding response regulator, with the protein product MLDLILCIDDDPITLMLSKKVIAKTLFSENIITLPNGEEALNYFNKLKIDDNEKVLLPKLIFLDLNMPVMSGWEFLDIFNTPEYDEFKDIKVIILSSTIDPKDLDKAKTYPMVSDFLSKPISLSMLDYLKNKT